The following proteins are co-located in the Triticum aestivum cultivar Chinese Spring chromosome 1A, IWGSC CS RefSeq v2.1, whole genome shotgun sequence genome:
- the LOC123038435 gene encoding BTB/POZ and MATH domain-containing protein 1: MRTASMCTACTVRGTHTFKIAGYSLHRGLGVGNFIPSASFDIGGYLWRVLYFPDGETEMENGDHASVFLDLVSKATEVRALFEVRLVDQTNKLPPSVVLSQKTPIMFNNNEHRNSMGDDFLQPLAYLLDDSLVLECDVTVLKEFKVTLTVTTFDIQVPPSDLGEHLREFLENGEGADVVFEVEGEVFPAHKSVVAGRSPVFRAQLFGPMSDRAKQRITVEDMQPAVFKALLHFIYTDSLPSMEDLDGDEGKEMVKHLLVAADRYAMERMKVMCESILCNSLDVESVTATLALADQHHCSNLRDACLEFITSPDRMDDVMATQGYAHLKRSCPSIVIDVFERAKRSRKI, translated from the coding sequence GCACAGGGGCCTCGGCGTCGGCAACTTCATCCCGTCTGCCAGCTTCGACATCGGCGGCTACCTCTGGCGCGTACTATACTTCCCCGACggggagacggagatggagaaTGGGGATCACGCGTCCGTTTTCCTCGACCTCGTTAGCAAGGCCACCGAGGTGAGGGCGTTATTCGAGGTCAGGTTGGTCGACCAGACTAACAAGCTGCCACCTTCGGTGGTGCTCTCCCAGAAGACGCCGATAATGTTCAACAACAACGAGCATAGGAACTCTATGGGCGACGACTTCTTGCAACCATTGGCGTACCTGCTGGACGACAGCCTTGTGCTTGAGTGTGATGTCACAGTTCTGAAGGAATTCAAGGTGACCCTGACTGTGACCACCTTTGACATCCAAGTGCCCCCCTCAGACTTGGGGGAGCATCTCAGAGAATTTCTAGAGAATGGGGAGGGGGCAGATGTCGTTTTTGAGGTTGAGGGGGAGGTTTTTCCTGCGCATAAGAGTGTGGTTGCAGGGCGCTCGCCGGTCTTCAGAGCGCAGCTCTTTGGACCGATGAGCGACAGGGCAAAGCAACGCATAACAGTAGAAGATATGCAGCCTGCTGTTTTCAAGGCGTTGCTTCACTTCATTTACACAGATTCATTGCCTTCGATGGAAGATCTTGATGGAGATGAGGGCAAAGAAATGGTTAAGCACTTGCTCGTGGCTGCGGATAGGTATGCGATGGAAAGGATGAAGGTTATGTGTGAGAGCATCCTTTGCAATAGTCTTGATGTTGAGAGTGTCACTGCTACATTGGCTCTAGCTGACCAGCATCACTGCAGCAACCTCAGAGATGCTTGCCTTGAGTTTATCACTTCACCGGATAGAATGGATGATGTCATGGCAACCCAAGGGTATGCTCACCTCAAAAGATCCTGCCCTTCTATTGTCATAGATGTCTTCGAGAGGGCAAAAAGGTCCCGCAAAATTTAG